A genomic region of Gemmata massiliana contains the following coding sequences:
- a CDS encoding RluA family pseudouridine synthase: MSDELEDDLIPEPAPVTSSVRFREPLDLLVMVKSEGMRLDQYVLLHLGADFSRSVVQRAIEAGGVTLNGKPITKPSYKVRKHDRLHVAMPEPTHEIPVPEDIPLDILYQDEWLAIVNKPSDMVVHPAKGNWSGTLVNALQWHFREHLSTGAGHLRAGIVHRLDKDTSGVILVAKDDMTHRDLAMQFESRKVFKEYVAIAAGELERDSDYIEGALKMHPYDRLKMIVSTDPDAKHALSYYEVLERFRGFTLVKVQPRTGRTHQIRVHLLHVGCAVLADKIYGGRSQVKLSELAPNQPSTEDEVLLARQALHAFRLRFQHPRTGQWIEAEAPLPPDMRRVLDALRAHRALK; this comes from the coding sequence ATGTCCGACGAACTCGAAGACGATCTCATCCCCGAACCGGCGCCCGTCACATCCAGCGTGCGGTTCCGCGAACCACTCGACCTGCTCGTGATGGTCAAGTCCGAGGGGATGCGTCTGGATCAGTACGTTCTCCTCCACTTGGGCGCGGATTTCAGCCGGTCGGTGGTGCAGCGCGCGATCGAGGCCGGGGGCGTTACGCTCAACGGCAAGCCGATCACGAAGCCCAGCTACAAGGTGCGGAAGCACGACCGGCTCCACGTCGCGATGCCCGAGCCGACGCACGAGATCCCGGTCCCCGAAGACATCCCGCTCGACATCCTGTACCAGGACGAGTGGCTCGCGATCGTCAACAAGCCGTCCGACATGGTCGTTCACCCCGCGAAGGGGAACTGGTCCGGGACGCTCGTCAACGCGCTCCAGTGGCACTTCCGCGAGCACCTGAGTACGGGCGCCGGGCACCTGCGGGCGGGCATCGTTCACCGGCTCGACAAGGACACAAGCGGCGTCATCCTCGTCGCGAAGGACGACATGACGCACCGCGACCTCGCAATGCAGTTCGAGTCGCGCAAGGTGTTCAAGGAGTACGTCGCGATCGCGGCCGGCGAACTCGAGCGCGACTCGGACTACATTGAGGGGGCGCTGAAGATGCACCCCTACGACCGCCTCAAGATGATCGTTTCAACCGACCCCGACGCGAAACACGCCCTGAGTTACTACGAGGTGCTCGAGCGCTTCCGCGGGTTCACGCTGGTCAAAGTGCAACCGCGCACGGGCCGCACGCACCAGATCCGCGTTCACTTATTGCACGTGGGGTGCGCGGTGCTCGCCGACAAAATTTACGGTGGGCGCTCACAGGTAAAGCTGTCCGAACTGGCCCCGAACCAGCCATCAACCGAAGACGAAGTGCTACTCGCGCGCCAGGCGCTCCACGCGTTCCGGCTCCGGTTCCAACACCCGCGAACGGGCCAGTGGATCGAGGCCGAAGCCCCACTACCCCCCGACATGCGTCGCGTGCTGGACGCGCTGCGGGCACACCGCGCGCTGAAATGA